The proteins below are encoded in one region of Bremerella sp. P1:
- a CDS encoding DUF6340 family protein: MLPLFRPLAWSFVFALCLPIIATAAEGDIEDVTKVDQTLYVLAPTAIRDALQDRNYDEAIQLIDADLAKDGGDKEQLLYLKGRALHFAGKYQDAVRVFEEQLKRFPESKWSRKAKFAIGLAHARRGDYRSAEVAYREQARYLLSLDRKEEVAEIYLNLASVAYECGEETKDNNEYSKALQFYQKALEVGPKPKTRDKINLQIARSQKHLGRHGDAINVYANLVAKSTDRPIQLTARYELGDLYLAAGQHAAARKTWEDLLALHEGEDSKLLPKAAFRLAETYSFPNPPSEQDLELGVAALEEYLAKYPEHESVPEAHFQLARAFSSRGRGDDAVNALQSFLKIEQYASTDAYADARFLLGSIYAQQHKFDEAIAAWSEYLSKHPTHSKWSEAQQRIINTQYQKAEFAYAEENYDEARKLWREFLVKYPVDSRSQQIQFRIGESFHREENWSEAISAWEQLASKFPGSQIAAQAKYNIALTTEQKLEKLAEAIELYKELAGTPFASQAQQRITLLTGEQLELATLRKFRSNQKPSIQLKTRNLEKVTVQIYPIDLETYFRKMQTTGGIESLDIALIDPAESFTFEVPEYEKYRLDTHNVEIPIPMPGEKDGDKVAEAGVVAVTVTGDTKESTTVVLQSDLDMIVKSSRDEVFVYAQNMKTGKPWADVRLLMSNGSEVFAEATTGEDGVFRASRDELHGSGDIRVLGVIEGHSAANIVNLSGLDVARGLERRGYLYTDRPAYRPGQLVHVRGIIRHVKDDRYTVPAGDTYQLEVLDPRGRSLLYREVKLSDFGSAGGHLLLPGQSPVGSYQVVMKSVKNKDEAYYGNFQVAEFQLPRIFLEIETEEDVYYRGEVVKGTITAKYYHGDPVIKRNLQYFLDGKQIDAQTNNKGQVEFELPTRDLRDSKVVQIQARMPSENASTAKSVFISAVGFTINASIVRDTYLSGESFDVSASVKDLEGEPLETDLTLSVMRLADDQPGRAQEVLVSKHELKSNDKGEARHTLTLEKGGRYVLRFTGVDRFKHDISAQTAVNISDENDRIRLHILADKHLLKSGEKASIDVHWRGEPTMALVTFEGSKILDYRLVELKSGKNALKFDVDTFLAPNFQLAIAAMTDVKKNIKADDAEAPIRFHTAESVFQVERDLRIQLKLPKNAQPGDTVKAELKTTDALGNPLPAELSLALVEKSLLDQFPPSWPKPSHFWQGNPRVFAMRATSSIDFHYQPATEQIDEQLLAEEERLEAVEEIRLELSDFNRSGMRDFDGAAPDPFGVPADAEADDYGTNSNFGGYAGGGFGGSGGFGGMAGRPGEPVPNAAPAMPQGVPELAQMKRRQLASGREKEAGKKFIADQQSMYDFQLGEQQLGWAAKDVRWDDMSTFQDRSWYFDSKGNANLGVQVLDARGRYSNRAIQLEDGKVANKALMKLIDEAEKNGDLLLPGLPPQETAFWAPNLVTDEKGLASVDITLPPNSTTWKLLSKGITVETLAGEAEAELTVAKPLFADLTLPMALQSGDTIQIPVRVFKTNGKPAKVELALEISIGEKKVTQKKTIEFKDETEKDLLIPLELDPASVKSADPAVAEFRLEVRSGDMADVKRQSVPIRHRSYRIVRSAAGQATSDMTAVVKYPEGMPWENPMLDIVIGPNVRSDLLSVLDPPVIPIYRCAPIAVTPIDTLTSDILAGIALENLLKQSPDQGGPSLDTVKSKVDAAIASLIVMQNDNGGFSWSGSQSGTNRYSTARALWALAAARKAGHRVDPDLIQKTVHAIKNEIPKLPVGDYDSKATLLHALTIADAGDFSLANQLHRNRQSLTASGCAYLALTFAEMNRNDTARELTDLVKNKIGQQGISGWNSSAVESKALYALCVLATQPKSPEMTKVAKDVLQARSGHRWHPDKATGPAMMAICGWTSGQELPAEEYQLAILVNDKEIKTLKIDAKSLTQTVEIPADFLKRDKQETVRFQLTGRAEFTYRCELSADVPLDKLQSNTSRWYVRRYYDPAPLRFDGEEIPRGFGVVSGSYQSFRNELTELPSGERGQVRVNIYRSNVRNDEEEQQMEYLVVTEPIPAGTTVDPSSINGNFERYEIHPGYILFYLGPSRGSRYLNYELVGIQPGEYYTGPTLAQDVYRPESLAVGESKSLKVLASGEESGDKYRLTPQELYELGRRKFEKGDLAGAEANLTELFSNWSLDNNPFRETTKMLFDIHLQADHSAEAVKFFELLIEKFPNEQISFAKLLKVGDAYNELGEYERSYLVFRATVEANFMVESQVAGFLVDQGEVIRSIKVMEDLLKNSPQESYTAIAEYALATDVYGNAAQAAASREGKNLKLTKVHFLKKSLQMLEQFLTTHPEDPSADEAAFALASGMTELEQYDQTIKLCDKYTERYPKSDHLSSYWYLTAFCHFALSEPKQALEMSDKVAQSVPASQRNSNSVAAQNRWRAIYIMGQIHHSLNEAAKAIANYTEVKDRFVDAAQAINYFTRQAISLEEVTSFLPDEKVHLELDYRNVKDCEIKVYRIDLMKFGLLQRNLQKITTINLAGIQPLHETTIELGDGKDYQDKQKDVPLPLNEEGAYLIVARADNLHASGLVLISPLKLDVNEDQVSGRVRVTVKNKMKDTYVDDVHVKVIGTSNSEFVSGDTDLRGIFIGDGIRGRSTVIAQAQKGEYAFFRGTTDLALTAEEMNRRKYSQQQQGQQQAAPMNQMDAKQELLEGIQSGNGMIQQEQRRNLDRFYRNDVKGGIKNFKF, translated from the coding sequence ATGTTGCCGCTATTTCGACCGCTGGCGTGGAGTTTCGTATTTGCCCTCTGCCTCCCAATCATCGCGACAGCCGCAGAAGGGGACATTGAGGACGTAACCAAGGTTGACCAAACGCTTTACGTCCTGGCACCGACCGCCATTCGTGATGCCTTGCAGGATCGCAATTACGACGAAGCAATCCAGCTGATCGACGCGGATCTGGCCAAAGATGGGGGCGACAAAGAGCAGTTGCTCTACCTCAAAGGCCGAGCGCTGCATTTCGCAGGCAAGTATCAAGATGCCGTGCGCGTCTTCGAAGAACAGCTAAAGCGGTTTCCAGAGTCGAAATGGTCGCGTAAAGCTAAGTTTGCCATAGGTTTAGCCCATGCACGCCGGGGCGATTATCGCAGTGCCGAGGTGGCTTATCGTGAACAGGCTCGCTATCTCCTCTCGCTCGACCGCAAAGAAGAAGTCGCCGAGATCTACCTCAACCTTGCCAGCGTTGCCTACGAGTGCGGCGAGGAAACCAAAGACAACAACGAATACTCCAAGGCGTTACAGTTCTATCAAAAGGCCCTCGAGGTCGGACCAAAGCCGAAAACACGCGACAAAATCAACCTTCAGATCGCGCGAAGTCAGAAGCACCTCGGGCGTCATGGCGATGCGATCAACGTCTATGCGAATCTGGTTGCCAAGAGCACCGATCGTCCGATCCAACTGACCGCTCGTTACGAACTGGGTGACCTCTATCTCGCGGCAGGCCAACACGCCGCAGCCCGCAAGACTTGGGAAGACCTGCTGGCACTGCACGAAGGGGAAGATTCCAAACTGCTCCCGAAAGCAGCATTTCGCTTGGCCGAGACCTACAGCTTTCCCAATCCCCCTTCCGAACAAGACTTGGAACTTGGTGTCGCAGCCTTGGAAGAGTATTTGGCCAAGTACCCCGAACATGAAAGCGTTCCGGAAGCACACTTCCAACTCGCACGTGCTTTCTCGAGTCGCGGTCGTGGTGATGACGCGGTCAACGCACTGCAGTCGTTCCTGAAGATCGAGCAGTACGCCAGTACCGATGCCTACGCAGATGCCCGGTTCTTACTTGGTTCGATCTACGCCCAGCAACATAAATTCGACGAAGCGATCGCTGCCTGGAGCGAGTACCTTTCGAAGCACCCCACCCACTCGAAGTGGAGCGAAGCCCAGCAGCGGATTATCAACACGCAGTACCAGAAGGCCGAGTTCGCCTACGCCGAAGAGAACTACGACGAAGCTCGCAAGCTCTGGCGTGAATTCCTGGTGAAGTACCCGGTCGATTCGCGTTCGCAGCAGATCCAGTTCCGTATTGGCGAAAGCTTCCATCGAGAAGAAAACTGGTCTGAAGCGATTTCAGCCTGGGAGCAATTGGCCAGTAAGTTTCCTGGATCGCAGATTGCAGCCCAAGCGAAGTACAACATCGCACTCACCACCGAGCAAAAGCTAGAGAAGCTTGCCGAAGCAATTGAACTGTATAAAGAACTTGCCGGGACCCCTTTCGCATCGCAGGCGCAGCAGCGTATCACTTTGCTGACCGGCGAACAGTTGGAACTCGCGACGCTTCGTAAGTTTCGCTCGAACCAGAAGCCTTCGATTCAGCTGAAGACACGGAACCTCGAAAAGGTAACCGTACAGATCTATCCGATCGATCTGGAAACCTACTTCCGCAAGATGCAAACGACCGGCGGCATCGAAAGCCTCGACATCGCGTTGATCGATCCGGCTGAGAGCTTCACGTTTGAAGTGCCCGAGTACGAGAAGTACCGCCTCGACACACACAATGTCGAGATCCCAATCCCGATGCCGGGTGAGAAAGATGGCGATAAGGTCGCCGAAGCAGGTGTCGTCGCCGTCACCGTCACGGGCGATACGAAGGAATCCACAACCGTCGTGCTGCAAAGCGATCTGGACATGATCGTTAAAAGCTCGCGTGACGAGGTGTTTGTCTACGCTCAGAATATGAAGACCGGTAAGCCTTGGGCTGATGTTCGCCTGTTGATGTCCAACGGCAGCGAGGTCTTCGCCGAGGCAACCACCGGCGAAGATGGCGTTTTTCGGGCAAGCCGCGATGAGCTTCACGGCTCAGGCGATATCCGCGTACTGGGTGTTATCGAGGGGCATTCGGCTGCCAACATCGTGAACCTCAGCGGACTTGATGTCGCTCGAGGTCTCGAAAGACGCGGTTATCTTTACACTGATCGCCCGGCGTATCGCCCCGGTCAACTCGTGCACGTTCGCGGCATTATTCGTCACGTGAAAGACGACCGCTACACGGTTCCTGCGGGAGACACCTACCAACTGGAAGTGCTCGACCCACGCGGCCGTTCGCTGCTTTATCGGGAGGTGAAGCTTTCCGACTTTGGTTCCGCAGGCGGGCATTTGCTGCTGCCTGGTCAGTCGCCGGTCGGTTCTTACCAAGTGGTGATGAAGTCGGTTAAGAACAAAGACGAGGCTTACTACGGCAACTTCCAGGTCGCCGAGTTCCAGCTGCCACGCATCTTCCTGGAAATTGAAACGGAAGAAGACGTCTATTACCGCGGCGAGGTCGTCAAAGGAACGATCACCGCGAAGTACTACCACGGCGATCCGGTCATCAAACGCAATCTGCAGTACTTCCTGGATGGTAAACAGATCGACGCCCAGACCAACAACAAGGGCCAAGTCGAATTCGAATTGCCAACACGCGATCTGCGAGATTCCAAGGTCGTGCAGATTCAGGCCCGAATGCCCAGCGAGAACGCCTCGACGGCGAAGAGCGTGTTCATCTCGGCTGTTGGCTTCACGATCAATGCCTCAATCGTTCGCGACACGTACTTGAGCGGCGAATCGTTTGATGTTTCCGCCAGCGTCAAAGACCTGGAAGGGGAACCACTGGAAACCGATCTGACGCTTTCGGTAATGCGGCTGGCCGATGATCAGCCTGGCCGTGCTCAGGAGGTGCTCGTCTCGAAGCATGAGCTGAAGTCAAACGACAAAGGGGAAGCTCGACATACGTTGACCTTGGAGAAAGGGGGACGCTATGTCCTACGTTTCACCGGCGTCGATCGCTTCAAGCACGATATCTCAGCCCAGACCGCGGTGAACATCTCGGACGAAAACGATCGGATTCGTCTGCACATCTTGGCCGACAAGCATCTGCTGAAGTCGGGCGAGAAAGCCTCGATCGATGTCCACTGGCGTGGCGAACCAACGATGGCCCTGGTGACGTTCGAGGGTTCCAAGATACTCGACTATCGCCTGGTGGAACTGAAGTCTGGCAAGAATGCTCTGAAGTTCGACGTCGATACGTTCCTGGCCCCGAACTTCCAACTCGCGATTGCCGCGATGACCGATGTGAAGAAGAACATCAAGGCTGACGACGCGGAGGCCCCCATCCGGTTCCATACCGCCGAGAGTGTCTTCCAGGTTGAACGCGATCTGCGAATTCAATTGAAGCTGCCGAAGAATGCCCAGCCTGGCGATACGGTGAAAGCCGAGCTCAAGACAACCGATGCCCTCGGCAATCCGCTTCCCGCGGAACTAAGCCTGGCGCTGGTCGAAAAGAGCCTGCTCGATCAGTTCCCGCCCAGCTGGCCCAAGCCAAGTCACTTCTGGCAAGGCAATCCACGCGTCTTCGCGATGCGGGCAACGTCCAGCATCGACTTCCACTACCAGCCAGCGACCGAACAGATTGACGAGCAACTGTTAGCGGAAGAGGAGCGTCTGGAAGCGGTCGAGGAAATTCGTCTCGAACTGAGCGATTTCAATCGATCCGGTATGCGTGACTTTGATGGTGCCGCACCTGATCCATTCGGTGTCCCTGCAGATGCCGAAGCCGATGATTATGGCACCAATAGTAACTTCGGAGGTTACGCTGGTGGTGGTTTTGGAGGCAGTGGAGGATTCGGTGGCATGGCAGGACGCCCTGGAGAACCGGTGCCGAATGCTGCTCCAGCAATGCCACAGGGCGTACCAGAACTTGCGCAAATGAAACGGCGGCAATTGGCCAGTGGGCGAGAAAAAGAAGCTGGCAAGAAATTTATCGCTGATCAGCAATCGATGTACGACTTCCAACTGGGCGAACAACAACTGGGTTGGGCCGCCAAAGACGTGCGTTGGGACGACATGTCGACCTTCCAAGATCGCAGTTGGTACTTCGATTCCAAGGGGAATGCCAATCTTGGCGTGCAGGTTCTCGATGCGCGAGGTCGCTACTCGAATCGTGCCATTCAGCTGGAAGACGGCAAAGTCGCCAACAAGGCTTTGATGAAGTTAATCGACGAAGCCGAGAAGAATGGCGATCTTCTCTTGCCGGGCCTACCACCTCAGGAAACCGCCTTCTGGGCACCTAACCTCGTCACCGACGAGAAAGGGCTGGCCAGCGTTGACATCACGCTTCCTCCTAATTCCACCACGTGGAAACTGCTATCCAAAGGCATCACCGTCGAAACCTTGGCCGGCGAAGCTGAAGCGGAACTAACGGTCGCCAAGCCGCTGTTTGCTGACCTGACGTTGCCCATGGCACTGCAAAGTGGTGACACGATCCAGATTCCGGTACGGGTCTTCAAAACCAATGGCAAGCCAGCCAAGGTTGAACTCGCCCTCGAAATCAGCATCGGTGAGAAGAAAGTTACCCAAAAGAAAACGATCGAATTCAAGGATGAGACGGAGAAGGATCTCCTCATTCCACTAGAGCTCGATCCGGCGTCGGTGAAGAGTGCCGATCCGGCCGTGGCCGAATTCCGCTTGGAAGTTCGATCGGGCGACATGGCGGACGTGAAGCGTCAGTCCGTACCGATTCGCCACCGCAGCTATCGGATTGTCCGCTCTGCCGCCGGTCAGGCGACCAGTGATATGACGGCCGTGGTCAAGTATCCCGAAGGAATGCCTTGGGAAAACCCAATGCTCGATATCGTGATCGGTCCCAACGTCCGATCTGACCTACTCAGCGTGCTGGATCCTCCGGTGATTCCCATTTATCGTTGTGCCCCCATCGCAGTCACACCGATCGATACGCTGACGAGCGATATCCTCGCTGGCATCGCTTTGGAAAACTTGCTGAAGCAAAGCCCCGACCAAGGCGGCCCTTCGCTCGATACTGTGAAGTCGAAAGTCGATGCCGCGATCGCATCGTTGATCGTGATGCAAAACGACAATGGTGGCTTCAGCTGGAGCGGCTCGCAGTCGGGAACCAACCGTTACTCGACGGCTCGGGCTCTTTGGGCCTTGGCCGCCGCTCGCAAGGCAGGGCATCGGGTTGATCCCGACCTGATCCAGAAGACGGTCCATGCAATCAAGAACGAGATTCCTAAGTTGCCAGTCGGCGACTACGACAGCAAGGCCACCCTGCTGCATGCGTTGACGATTGCCGATGCAGGCGACTTCTCGTTGGCTAACCAATTGCATCGCAATCGCCAGTCGCTGACCGCTTCAGGCTGTGCCTACCTGGCACTTACCTTTGCCGAGATGAATCGGAACGATACGGCCCGTGAGTTGACGGACCTGGTCAAGAACAAGATCGGTCAGCAGGGCATCTCAGGGTGGAACAGTTCGGCTGTTGAGTCGAAGGCCTTGTATGCGTTGTGCGTGCTGGCAACCCAGCCGAAGTCGCCCGAGATGACCAAGGTGGCCAAGGACGTTCTGCAGGCTCGTAGTGGACATCGTTGGCATCCGGACAAAGCGACCGGCCCAGCCATGATGGCCATTTGCGGCTGGACCTCTGGTCAAGAGTTGCCTGCCGAAGAATATCAGCTGGCGATCCTGGTCAATGACAAAGAGATTAAGACCCTGAAGATCGACGCGAAGAGCCTCACGCAGACGGTTGAGATTCCTGCCGACTTCCTGAAACGCGATAAGCAGGAGACCGTGCGTTTTCAATTGACCGGCCGTGCTGAGTTCACCTATCGCTGCGAACTCTCGGCGGATGTTCCGCTGGATAAGCTTCAGTCGAATACCTCGCGTTGGTATGTCCGCCGCTACTACGACCCAGCCCCGCTGCGTTTCGACGGCGAAGAAATCCCTCGCGGTTTCGGCGTGGTCAGTGGTAGCTACCAGTCGTTCCGAAATGAACTCACCGAGTTGCCTTCCGGCGAACGAGGTCAGGTACGCGTCAACATCTATCGCAGCAACGTGCGAAATGATGAAGAAGAACAGCAGATGGAATACCTGGTCGTAACCGAGCCAATTCCAGCTGGGACGACCGTGGATCCAAGTTCTATTAACGGAAACTTCGAACGCTACGAGATCCATCCAGGCTACATCTTGTTCTACCTCGGCCCAAGCCGTGGCTCGCGATATCTCAACTATGAACTGGTCGGCATTCAGCCTGGCGAATACTACACTGGTCCTACGCTGGCCCAAGATGTGTATCGTCCTGAAAGCCTGGCCGTAGGAGAGTCGAAGTCGCTTAAGGTTCTCGCCAGTGGCGAAGAGAGTGGCGACAAGTACCGTCTCACGCCGCAAGAACTGTACGAACTGGGACGTCGCAAGTTCGAGAAGGGAGATCTCGCTGGTGCCGAGGCCAACCTCACCGAACTGTTCAGCAACTGGTCGCTCGACAACAATCCGTTCCGCGAAACGACCAAGATGCTGTTTGACATTCATCTTCAAGCCGATCATTCGGCCGAAGCGGTCAAGTTCTTTGAACTGCTGATCGAGAAGTTCCCGAACGAACAAATCTCCTTCGCCAAGCTGTTAAAGGTGGGTGACGCCTACAACGAACTGGGCGAGTACGAACGGAGTTATCTCGTCTTCCGAGCGACCGTCGAAGCCAATTTCATGGTGGAAAGCCAAGTGGCTGGTTTCCTGGTCGATCAAGGGGAAGTCATTCGCAGTATCAAGGTAATGGAAGACCTGCTGAAGAATTCGCCCCAGGAATCGTACACGGCAATTGCTGAATACGCTTTGGCAACAGACGTGTACGGCAACGCAGCCCAGGCGGCGGCGTCGCGAGAAGGGAAGAACCTGAAACTCACGAAGGTTCACTTCCTGAAGAAATCGCTGCAAATGCTCGAGCAGTTCCTGACGACGCATCCCGAAGATCCTTCGGCGGATGAAGCCGCGTTCGCGTTGGCCTCGGGCATGACCGAGCTCGAACAGTATGATCAGACGATCAAACTGTGCGACAAGTACACCGAGCGCTATCCCAAGAGCGACCACTTGAGCAGCTATTGGTACCTGACGGCGTTCTGTCATTTCGCACTGAGCGAACCAAAGCAAGCCCTGGAGATGTCCGACAAGGTCGCCCAGAGCGTGCCGGCCTCGCAGCGAAACTCGAATAGTGTCGCCGCTCAGAACCGCTGGCGAGCGATTTACATCATGGGGCAGATTCATCATTCGCTGAATGAAGCCGCCAAGGCGATTGCCAACTACACGGAAGTGAAAGATCGCTTCGTCGATGCGGCTCAGGCCATTAACTACTTCACGCGCCAGGCGATCTCGCTCGAGGAAGTAACGAGCTTCCTGCCGGACGAAAAGGTGCACCTGGAACTCGATTATCGCAACGTGAAAGACTGCGAAATCAAGGTCTACCGCATTGATCTCATGAAGTTTGGCTTGCTGCAACGAAACCTGCAAAAGATCACGACGATCAACCTCGCAGGCATTCAGCCTCTGCATGAAACGACCATCGAGCTTGGCGACGGCAAGGACTACCAGGACAAGCAGAAGGACGTTCCGCTTCCATTGAACGAAGAAGGGGCCTACCTGATCGTCGCTCGGGCAGATAACCTGCACGCCAGCGGCCTGGTCTTGATCAGTCCCTTGAAGCTCGACGTCAACGAAGACCAGGTATCGGGACGTGTTCGTGTTACGGTGAAGAACAAGATGAAGGACACGTACGTCGATGACGTCCATGTCAAAGTCATCGGCACGAGTAACTCCGAATTCGTTTCCGGTGACACGGACCTTCGTGGAATCTTCATCGGGGATGGCATTCGTGGACGCAGCACGGTAATCGCCCAGGCTCAAAAAGGAGAGTATGCGTTCTTCCGCGGCACGACCGACTTGGCTCTTACCGCCGAGGAAATGAATCGCCGCAAGTACTCTCAGCAACAGCAAGGGCAGCAACAAGCGGCTCCGATGAACCAGATGGATGCCAAGCAGGAATTGCTGGAAGGGATTCAATCGGGTAACGGCATGATTCAACAAGAACAACGCCGGAACCTCGATCGGTTCTACCGCAATGACGTCAAGGGCGGCATCAAGAACTTCAAGTTCTAA
- a CDS encoding alpha/beta hydrolase has translation MSNNEKHAKNSPSRFSYWETVSLSLFLLAIILGCAQDKGEQEVASGDPDDTPYVEPSIPADAAPVQDPAQPPQQQPFNIEIVEPQMVPEGTAPQPKPDVEFGYSDPIETGPLPQYTPRSLSPQAPGSSPKIRRGPASEDVPFPQPKSLPMEMQQPYGIEAPLEQPRMMEAPGEMQPMVAEAQPEPVQVEAMQMEAESEDPFDVVEVFYGTDRAPMIWPGGVLPHKFHALLPAITCVILGIAVALLLTKFKQYVIAGLTMVVAVSGAVVVGQEGWVQYHKYDRFLSSDSVVYGKEQGDLQLGTCKVSIPKSHQAGQLESPSVIHFEFEEKPEEHVMLMEVKSKEEQEFFDMLKLRVEESPNRDLLIFIHGYNVTFEDAARRTAQIAHDLDFQGAPVFFSWPSQGELLGYVTDRGNSFWTASHLKEFLLKVHQHSGAQSVHLIAHSMGNRAFGAAVESLAQDLQQNQKIFNEVILAAPDVDARVFKEKIAPNLTGLAQHVTLYASQNDMALMASRAVNGYPRAGDVGANILILNGIDTIDVTKIDTSLMGHAYYGDNTTVISDIYALMQNARMPTQRQWLRDISSPGGMYWYFDPQYNNAVTRTPSSPPLR, from the coding sequence ATGTCCAATAACGAAAAGCACGCTAAGAACTCGCCATCACGTTTTAGCTACTGGGAAACGGTTTCGCTTAGTCTGTTCCTCTTAGCGATTATCTTGGGCTGTGCTCAAGATAAGGGGGAACAAGAGGTCGCGTCAGGCGACCCGGATGACACTCCATACGTTGAACCGTCCATTCCAGCCGATGCCGCACCGGTCCAAGATCCGGCTCAACCGCCCCAGCAGCAGCCATTCAATATAGAGATCGTCGAACCACAGATGGTTCCAGAAGGGACTGCGCCGCAGCCTAAGCCAGATGTTGAGTTCGGATATTCCGATCCAATCGAAACCGGTCCCCTGCCGCAATATACTCCGCGGAGCCTGTCTCCACAGGCCCCAGGTAGTTCTCCGAAAATTCGTCGAGGTCCTGCCTCGGAGGACGTTCCGTTTCCGCAGCCCAAATCTCTTCCGATGGAGATGCAGCAGCCGTACGGTATCGAAGCTCCCCTGGAGCAGCCCCGCATGATGGAAGCACCTGGCGAGATGCAGCCCATGGTTGCGGAGGCCCAGCCTGAACCGGTGCAGGTGGAAGCCATGCAGATGGAAGCGGAAAGTGAAGATCCATTTGACGTCGTCGAAGTGTTTTACGGGACCGACCGCGCGCCGATGATCTGGCCCGGCGGTGTGCTGCCTCATAAGTTCCATGCCCTGCTGCCAGCGATCACGTGCGTCATCTTGGGCATTGCGGTCGCGCTGCTGCTTACCAAATTCAAGCAGTACGTCATCGCGGGACTGACCATGGTGGTTGCCGTCAGCGGAGCCGTCGTTGTCGGGCAGGAAGGTTGGGTGCAGTACCACAAATATGACCGCTTCCTCTCCAGTGACTCCGTTGTTTACGGCAAAGAGCAAGGCGACCTGCAGCTGGGTACCTGTAAGGTCAGCATTCCTAAGTCGCATCAGGCAGGTCAGCTTGAATCTCCTTCGGTCATCCACTTTGAATTCGAGGAGAAGCCTGAAGAGCACGTCATGTTGATGGAAGTGAAATCAAAAGAGGAGCAGGAATTCTTTGATATGCTCAAACTGCGTGTCGAAGAGTCTCCCAACCGCGACCTGCTGATCTTCATCCACGGCTACAACGTGACTTTTGAAGATGCGGCCAGACGAACGGCTCAGATCGCGCATGACTTAGACTTCCAAGGCGCTCCGGTCTTCTTCAGCTGGCCCTCGCAGGGAGAACTGCTCGGTTACGTCACTGATCGTGGTAACTCGTTTTGGACAGCTTCCCACCTGAAAGAGTTCTTGCTGAAAGTCCATCAACACAGTGGCGCCCAGTCGGTGCACCTGATCGCCCACAGCATGGGGAACCGTGCGTTTGGTGCCGCGGTGGAATCTTTGGCTCAGGACCTTCAGCAGAATCAGAAGATCTTCAATGAAGTCATTCTGGCAGCCCCCGACGTTGACGCTCGTGTCTTCAAAGAAAAGATCGCGCCCAACCTGACCGGCTTGGCCCAGCACGTGACATTGTACGCTTCTCAGAACGACATGGCCCTGATGGCCTCTCGTGCGGTCAATGGCTATCCACGAGCCGGCGATGTTGGTGCGAACATCCTGATTCTCAACGGCATCGACACCATCGATGTTACGAAGATCGATACCAGCTTGATGGGGCACGCCTACTACGGTGACAACACGACGGTCATCAGCGATATCTACGCGCTGATGCAAAATGCTCGGATGCCAACGCAGCGCCAGTGGCTGCGAGATATCTCCAGCCCAGGCGGCATGTATTGGTACTTCGACCCGCAGTACAACAATGCGGTGACTCGAACGCCTTCGAGCCCACCGCTGCGGTAG
- a CDS encoding XylR family transcriptional regulator has product MSTSLLGVPARRSIALVVQTATEWSREVLRGVADYAGEQGGWDCFIEPHGFWDTLQLPRDWKGHGVIGRLTNPGLVRGIARRKIPCVNVSWTRQHSQRYPNVVSDQRACGHMAAQHFLDRGFRNIAYIGPAPHMPYGTVLEDAIREKADADEARLHVFSYGKQETQSREHGIRSNEHLLRKWLLELPKPVGVITWSAMIGRAVMTQCANATIEVPDDVAILGIEDDALMSALAPVELSSLDQAGRTVGYLAAELLDRMIQGEPAPEHPIEIPPRGVLARKSSDATGFQDEVVAEAIKFIRDNASRPIRIHDIEKAINVSRRVLENRFERTVGRSPAIILRRVRLERAAVLLRDTELAIPEIAYQCGFNHTESFIRSFKRTMGDVPSQYRRQNRRSEYHKER; this is encoded by the coding sequence ATGAGTACTTCTCTATTGGGTGTGCCTGCCCGTAGATCGATTGCCTTGGTCGTACAAACGGCGACCGAGTGGAGCCGCGAAGTCTTGCGCGGCGTGGCCGATTATGCCGGCGAACAAGGAGGCTGGGACTGCTTCATCGAGCCGCATGGATTCTGGGATACCTTGCAACTGCCGCGTGATTGGAAAGGGCATGGCGTCATTGGACGGTTAACCAACCCGGGTCTCGTGCGAGGAATTGCCCGACGGAAGATCCCGTGCGTAAACGTATCCTGGACGCGTCAGCACTCTCAGCGTTATCCGAATGTCGTGTCCGATCAGCGTGCCTGTGGTCATATGGCCGCCCAGCATTTCCTCGATCGGGGCTTCCGCAATATTGCCTATATCGGTCCCGCTCCGCATATGCCGTATGGAACGGTGCTGGAAGATGCCATTCGCGAGAAGGCCGATGCGGACGAGGCCAGGCTGCACGTCTTTTCCTACGGCAAACAAGAGACGCAGTCGCGCGAGCACGGCATTCGCTCCAACGAGCACCTCTTGCGTAAGTGGTTACTCGAGTTGCCCAAGCCGGTGGGCGTCATCACCTGGAGTGCCATGATTGGGCGGGCCGTGATGACGCAGTGCGCCAATGCGACAATAGAAGTGCCGGACGATGTAGCGATCTTGGGTATCGAGGACGATGCACTGATGTCGGCGCTTGCCCCGGTCGAACTATCAAGCCTGGATCAGGCAGGGCGTACGGTCGGTTATCTGGCAGCCGAATTGTTAGACCGAATGATTCAAGGCGAGCCAGCTCCCGAGCACCCGATCGAGATTCCTCCCCGCGGCGTGTTGGCAAGGAAGTCATCCGATGCGACCGGTTTTCAAGATGAGGTGGTCGCCGAAGCGATCAAATTCATCCGTGACAACGCCTCTCGACCGATTCGCATTCACGACATCGAAAAGGCAATCAATGTCTCGCGGCGTGTGCTGGAAAACCGCTTCGAGCGGACCGTCGGCCGATCGCCGGCAATCATCCTTCGTCGTGTTCGCTTGGAACGCGCCGCCGTGCTGCTACGAGATACGGAGCTGGCCATCCCAGAGATCGCCTACCAGTGTGGCTTTAATCACACCGAGTCGTTCATCCGCAGTTTCAAACGAACCATGGGAGACGTGCCGAGCCAATATCGTCGGCAGAATCGACGTAGCGAGTATCACAAAGAGCGGTAG